The Weissella confusa DNA window CAACGACTGATACAACCATTGTTTACAAGGTTGATCGTCAACACGCAAAGGTCAACTTCATTGATCAAAACACGAAGCAAGTGCTCCATGTTGAACAGTTGTCTGGCGACAGTTACAGCAAGTCGTCATACACGACGGCTGAGCAAATCGCTTACTACATGGCCCAAGGTTACGTTCTTGTTCGTGATGGTTATCCTGCTGGTGGTATGACGTTTGATGCGGATTCAACGTTGAACCAAACGTTTGTGGTCACGTTGGCGCACGGCACAAAGACGGTTGATCCAAATAACCCAGGTGTACCAGGTACGCCAATTGATCCGAACAATCCAGATGGTCCTAAGTGGCCAGCCGGTGTTGATGAAGATCACTTGAAGACGTCAACGACGCGTACGATTATCTTCCGTACAAGTGACGGCACGATTGTCGATACGAAGACGCAAATTGTGACGTACACGCGTACGGCGACGGTCGATACGGTTACTGGTGAAGTGACGTATGGCCCATGGACGGCGCCAGATGGTTCACATGTACCGGACGTGGCTGTACCGGGTATGCCGGGCTACGTGGCTGATCGCAACCTCGTGCCAGGCGTGGATATTCCGGTCGGTACACCAAACTTCACTGAGTATGTCACGTACACGGTTGTACCAGAGCAACCAGCAGTTGAAGTTGAGCCAAATGAACCGGTTGAACCAGCGCAAACTGTTCAAACAGTTACGCCTGAGACGCCGGCGATTGTACCTGAGATATTGACGCCACATTCATTGGCCTACACGGCAGTTCAATCAGCAACGGCTGCACCTGAAAGTGCTGCTTCGTTGGCTTACACAGCCGAACAAAGCGCAGCTGAGTCGGCAACGGCCCAACATTCAGGCGTCTTGCCATACACTGGTTCGGACGAGCAAGAGGGTGCTAAGGCAACTGGCTTGGCCACGTTGTTCGGTTTGTTCCTTGGTTTGTTCAAGCGTCGTAAGCGCGAGAATGAAACTGAAGAAACAAGCAAGAAGCACGACGATAAGTAACGGAAACGCCTTCACGGGAAATGACCTGTGAAGGCGTTTTTGTATGATTAGTTCATATATTTCCCATGATTTGTTGCTATACTGCAAGCGGGAGCAAGTTAGCAGGGGGAGTCTAATGAAACATTTATTCTTAATGGAGTTCTTCGGACGCGTCCAAAGTGGCCGATCATACGCTGTTACAGAGCGTGTACGTCTATTTAAAAATCTAAACAAAGATGTCAAACTAGTCACATTTGACTACAATCCACAGTATGAAGAAATTTGGCGTGAAGCTGCGCCAGATGTCATGGCACACCACATCAACATGATGGATTATTTTCAAGGGGAGGCTGTTGCAGGCGGTGTCCGCGTTGAGCGTTTACATGATGCCCGTCAGGTAACCATTGTTGATAAGGTCTTTAATCAACATGACGAACTAGTGGGTGAAATCTATTACGGTTTGGATAACAAGAGTGTTTCACGACGTGGCGCCATTTTGTATAACCGGGATGGTTCGGAACGCATGCGGTTGCTATACGTTCAAAACAAGGTGACGCAAGTCTTATTGTGGGACGGTGGCATGCTGCATGTGCTGTCATTTGAAGCAATGGTGAAATATTTCTTGGACAAGTTGACCGCTGAAGAGCCAAGTATCATGTATGCCGATGTGCTAGAGGAAACAATGACGCAGGCGTATGGCAGTGTCGAAAATGCCGAAATGAAGGTGGCGTATATTCACGCTGATCATCACGTGGCCCATCATCAAATCTTGGTTGGCTTCCGTAATTTATTGCGCGCTAAAAAGTTCGATTGGATTGTGACGGGAACGCAGACCCAAGCAATTGATTTGCGAACGGAGTGGGGTGCCCAAACGGTTGATATTGCACCGGCTTCAGTGACGGTACCGGATGCGGTGACTGATTTGGCTGACCGGCGTGCGATGTCGGTTGTTGTGGTGACCCGCTTTGACCGCATTAAGCGAGTTGAAGATATGATTGCGGCCGTGGTGAAGGCGCATAAGCAAAATCGTGATATTAATTTGCAACTGTACGGCACGGTTTCTGACCAAGCGTATTACACGCAATTGCAACAACAAATCGCAGACGCTCATGCAACTGGGTATATTACGTTTAACGGGGCCACGACCGATCCAATCGGTACATTTGAAACAGGACAGGTCACGATTTTTACGTCACGAACGGAAGGCTTTGGTCGCACGATTCTGGAAGCTGAAGCAGCTGGTACGCCGGTGATTTCGTATGACATTGATTATGGTCCGCGTGCAATTATCGGAAAAGCTGGTAAGTTGGTTGCGGATGGGGATGTGAATGCACTGGCTAATGCGATTGTAATGGCGTTGGCGGATAAACGTTGGCGTGAAAAGGCGAGTGCAGCTGGCCGCGAACAAGCACGTGAATATGATGCTGAACATGTTCAGGCTAAGTGGTTAGATTTGATTACAAAATTGGAGGCGACACATGAAAATCATGTTGATTGATGACAAGACTACTGATGTCGTCACAAAGTTAAAGGACCTCAAGCGTCGTTATCATCACGTGCAAGTTGTGAATATGACGGAGAATGAGTCATATCGCAATGGTTTTCCGGGCGAATATTTGATGTATCGCATTGCTGGAATTCGTTTACGACCAGCAACGTATTTGAATGATTTGCCGTTAAACCAGAGTACGCGATGTCATACAACAAGTATGGTGAAATCAGCGTGACTGACATGGGCAATGAGGTTGCAACGTTGCAGTTGGTGGATTGGCAGAAGCAAACCGTCCGTGCGGTGAAGTACATTGCGCGTGGTTTTAACTGGCAGTTTGATTTGGTCGGTGAAAAGGCGGATGTGGTGAAGCGTTGGATTCGGGACGATAAGCAACGTACGATTATGATCCGCATGCAATTGTCGAACGGCAAGTTGTTGAAGAAGCTATACAACTATGAAGGTGACAGTCAACAGCCGATTAGCATGACGTTCATGTATGATGGCAAGTTGTTTGACGAGGAGAACAGTTGCTTGACGGCGTTCTTCGAAGATGTGTTTGATGATCAGAATATCGAGATTATTCGTTATACAGGTCAATAGAATAAGAAATAACAAAACGACCACTAGGTGTACGCAGATGCGTGTGCCTAGTGGTCGTTTTTTCTATTTATTGTCACGAACGAAGTCGGTGAAAATTTTAACGGCTGGATTTGGATTTTGGTTGTTTGTGGCCAGCATGATTTCGTAGCGGTGTGAGGTGTTTTCGAGTGGCTTAAACACGACGCCTTTGGTACTGAAGAGTGAGTTTTCAGGGAAGAAGGCGATTAGTTTATTCAAGCGAATCAACATTAGCAATAATTCCAAACTTTGAATTCGCGTGACGCTATTGAATTCGTAGCCGTCTTGGCGAGCATTATCAGTTAAACCGTGTGGCTCAGTCATGCCGGCGTCAGATGATACGAAGATGACATCTCGGTTGGCGAGTGCATCGTTGGGCACGACGTCGTATTGACTAATGGCGTCATCTTCGGCAACGGCGACCATCATATCGCCTTCTTCAAGCGTCGTTGTCTCAATTTGATCGAAGTCGCTGATTGAATTGAGCGCGTAGTTTCGCGAGAACAGAATATCAATCGTCTGTGAAAGCAAAGCTTGGTTATTATCGCGGAAATTATCTTGCGAAATCGTGATATCAATTTCAGGATGTGCCGCCATAAACTGATGCAACAACGGTGACATGAGTTGCGTTTCGTAATAAGTGGTGAAACCAATCGACAAGGTCTGCTTATCGGTTGAGCCGATTGCGTAAGCGAGTTGGACGGCTTGTTCGTAGTTGTTCACGAGTTGCTTGGCGTGATTGTAAAACTGACGACCAGCGGACGTGACGGTGACGCGGTTTTTCTGACGGATGAACAACGGGGTGCCGATTTCATCTTCCAGATTTTTCATTTGTTTACTGATGGCAGTTTGCGACACGAAATTCTTTTGAGCCGCTGCGGTGAAACTTGCTAGATCAACGGCATTGACAAAGTAGGTAAGGCGTTCAAGACTCATATCAATCTCCTAGTGTAACTTTTGGTTGGGGTAACAAACTTTTTGACTGTGTTCATTTATTCACAAGTAGCTATACTTAATTGTGTTGATAAGTGATGTTGGTAACAAGCAGAACTTCTAGTTAGATTATTTTATACCGAAATTAAAGAGGTAACAACCATGAGTAAGGTTATTTCAGCAAGTGAAGCTGTAAACTTGATTAAAGATAACGACACACTTGCAGTAAGTGGATTTGGACTTGCTGGTGTCGCAGAGGAACTTTTAATCGCCCTTGAAGAGCGTTATGCAACTGAGTCACACCCACAAGGTTTGACGGCAATGCACTCAAGTGCGGTTGGTAACCGTGACCAAAAGGGAATGAGTCACTTGGCAGCCCCTGGTTTGTTGAAGCGTTGGATTGGTGGGATTGCTGCGGCCTCTCCACGCATCGCTGAAGCTATTAACAACAATGAGTTGGAAGCTTACAACTTGCCACAAGGTGTCATCACTCGTATGTACCACGACATTGCGACGAAGGGTCCTGGTGTCATCACGAAGATTGGTTTGGGAACGTTCGTTGATCCAGACCTTGAAGGTGCCAAGATGAACGCCAAGACGACTGAAGATATCGTTAAGAAGATTTCTTTGGACGGTGACGAGTGGTTGCGTTACCCAACGTTCCCAATCAATGTTGCGTTGATTCGCGGTACGTACGCCGACGAAAACGGTAACTTGACGCTTGATAAGGAAGGTTTGGACATGGAAGTGCAAGCCATTGCCCAAGCAGCACACAACTCAGGCGGAATTGTTATCGCGCAAGTTGAAGCAGTAACGGAAAACAATACGTTGCACCCTAAGAAGGTTAAGGTGCCTGGTATCTTGGTTGACTACATTGTGGTCGCCCAACCTGAAAACCAATTCCAAACGGAAAACACGTTGTACAACCCAGCATTTTCTGGTGAAGTACGTGTGCCGTTGAAGTCAGTGCCAGCTTTGCCTTTGGATCCAAAGAAGGTTATCGCTCGTCGTGCAGCCATGGAATTGCGTTCAGGTGCCATCTTGAACTTGGGTGTCGGTATTCCAGTTAACGTTTCAGCGGTTGCAGCTGAAGAAGGTGTAAGTGACGACTTCGTTTTGACAACTGAAGCTGGTTCAGTTGGTGGTGTACCTGCCGGTTTGAAGGACTTTGGTCACGCCTACAACTCACAAGCAACGGTTGATATGGATGCCCAATTCGACTTCTACGATGGTGGTGGAATTGACCTATCAGTACTTGGTTTGGCACAAACTGATGCAACGGGTAACGTTAACGTTTCAAAGTTCAACGGTCGCGTGGCTGGTGCTGGTGGTTTCATCGACATCTCACAAACGGCTAAGAAGTTGGTCTTTGCTGGAACGTTCACGGCCGCTGGTTTGAAGGAACACATTGAAGATGGCAAGTTGGTCATCGACGAAGAAGGTCGTTTCCCTAAGTTTGTGGCCAATGTTGAGCAAATCACATTCTCAGGTAAGTACGCGGCAGCTAACCAACAACCGGTTGTTTACGTGACTGAGCGTGCCGTCTTCGAATTGACGGCTGATGGTTTGATGTTGACTGAAATTGCACCAGGTATGGACTTGGAAAAGGACATCTTGGCACACATGGACTTCAAGCCACTTATCAGTGAAAACTTGAAGCAAATGGACGCTGGTTTGTTTGCTGAAGAATGGGGCGGATTGTCAGCCCTAGTTAACCAATAAGAAAAAATACGAAAGAAAAAGAGGACTATTAATTATGGCAACTGTTGCAGAAATTCTAGGAACGAAGTACCCACTTATTCAAGGATCAATGGCGCGTATCTCACGCCACGAATTGGTTATCGCCGTATCAAACGCCGGTGGATTGGGTGTTTTGACGTCAGCTGGTTTTGACAAGGAAGGTTTGCGCGAGGAAATCCGCAAGGTTAAGGCCGGAACTGACAAGCCATTCGCTGTTAACTTGATGTTGATGATGAAGAACATCCCCGAGATGGTTGAAGTTATCATCGAAGAAGAAGTGCCATTCGTTATGACTGGTGCAGGTACGCCAAAGCCATACATGCCTGCTTTGACTGAAGCTGGTATCAAGGTTATCCCAGTTATCCCTTCAGTTAAGTTGGCTAAGAAGATGGAAGATTTGGGTGCCGTAGCCGTGGTTGCTGAAGGTATGGAATCAGGTGGTCACGTTGGTGAGACGACAACGATGGCTTTGGTGCCACAAGTTGCTTCAGCTGTTAACATCCCAGTTATTGCTGCCGGTGGTATCGGTGACGGACGTGGTGTTGCCGCTGCTTACGCTTTGGGTGCCCAAGGTATCCAAGCTGGTACGATCTTCTTGACGGCTGACGAAACGCCAGTGCCAGATGCCTTCAAGCAAGCTGTTTTGGACGCTGATGACACGGCTACGACGGTTACGGGTCGTCGTTCAGGTGCCCCAGTTCGCTCAATCAAGAACCCTATGATCGCTAAGTACCTTGAGCTTGAGTACTCAGGTGCTTCACGTGACGCCTTGGAAGAGTTGTCATTGGGATCATTGTCAAAGGCTGTCTTTGAGGGTGACGTTGAAAACGGTTCAGTTATGGCCGGTGAAATTTCAGGTATGGTTAACAGCAAGCGTTCAGTAAAGGACATCATCGAAGGATTGTTCAACGAAGCTGAAGAAGTGGTTAACAACTTGAAGATTACTTACTAATTAAATATCAGGTTCCCTGGTTAGGAACTGAGGAGTTAGGAATATGACAAACAAAACAATTAATCGTTGGGCAGTGCTAATTGCCTCTGCAGTGGTTTTGCTATGTACAGGTGCTATTTATGCCTTCAGTGTGTTGGCTGGTCCGCTAAGTGCTGAAAAAGGTTGGTCAATGGAGGCCATTATGACGGCTTTCGCAATCAACTCAGCAATTGGACCCATCCCAATGATCCTAGGTGGTTTCTTAACAGATAAAGGATTGGCTAAGTGGTCAATCGTCTTGGGTGGTGTCCTATTTGCAGTCGGCTTCTTCTTGACTGGCTTTGCGACGAGCACAATGATGCTTTACTTGTCATACGGTGTATTAGCAGGTCTTGGACAAGGGTTTGCATACTCAGGTGCGTTGAGTAACAGTATTAAGCTTTTCCCTGATAAGAAGGGCTTGGCTTCTGGTATTATCACGGCCGGTATGGGTGGTGCGGCAATTATCGCCGCACCGATTGCGAATGCGATTATCGAGTCTTCAAATGTCATGAACGCTTTCCGTTACTTAGGATTGGCGTATGTTGTCATCATCATCTTGGCTGGTTTCTTTATTAAGACTGCGCCAAAGGATTACGCACCAGCCGGTTGGTCACCAGCTGAACAAGCCGGTGCACCAAAGACGGTGAACAAGAACTGGCAACAAATGTTGGCCACGCCAGCGTTTTACTTGATTTTCTTCATGCTATTTACAGGTGCATTTGCTGGTTTGATGATTGCGTCAAACGCTTCAACAATCGGTCAACGTATGTTCGGTTTGACGGCTACTGCGGCCGCAGGTTATGTCAGCTTGTACTCATTGAGCAACACGCTTGGTCGTGTGTTGTGGGGCACAATTTCTGACAAGATTGGTCGTAACAAGACGCTTTACATCATTATGATTGTGGTTATCGCAGCCTTTGCGTTGATCCTTGGTATGAATTCACAAATTGGATTCGCTATCGGTATCATCGCGCTAGGTTTGACGTTCGGTGGTGTGATGGGTGTCTTCCCACCAATGGTGATGGAAAACTTCGGTCCCATCAATCAAGGTGTTAACTACGGTATTACATTCGTGGGTTACTCAGTTGCAGCTTTCTTCGCACCAAAGGTTGCCGTTGGTATGGCTGGTCAATCAGGTGATTTCTCAAAGGCATTCTATGTTGCAATCGTGATTGCCCTTGTCGGTATCGTGTTGAACTTCGCCTACGTACAACTTAAGAAGCGTGCAAACTAAATCATTAATTCGGAAAGGATCCTCGCTGGTTACGAGGGTCCTTTTTTCGTGCTCTTCGCACTTACTTATAGTCATAAATAAAAATCTTTTGTTTCGGTGTAAACTAATAAAAGGCAAAAAGTAGAAGGGGTTGGAAACATGAGCAAGGAACATGATAAGCAAACGCTGGCGCAGCGTAATAATTTGATTCGTGCTGCCGTGATGGGAGCCAATGATGGGATTCTGTCGGTATCAGGAATCGTTATTGGTGTGGCCGGTGCGACGACGAATTCATTCGCAATTTTCATTGCCGGTTTCGCTGGGGCATTGGCGGGAACGGTGTCGATGGCGATGGGAGAATATACATCAGTTCACTCACAAAATGATGCGCAAGTGAAGGCGGAGAAGGTGCAAGAGGCGGCCCTGAAAACGCAGTACGACACTGAATTTGAATTTGTGAAGAACAAGTATGCTGCGCAAGGGATTTCTGATGAGTTGGCAACGCAAGCGACTAAGGAAATGATGGCTAACGATGCCTTGGGGACAACAGTGCGTGAGCGTTATGGTTTCAGTTTGCACCATGAAGTATCAGCGATTGGGGCGGCAATGGCATCGATGATTGCCTTTCCGTTGGGATCATTGTTGCCAATGTTGGCAATTACATTGTTCCCGGTAAAGGAGCGTGTCATTGCGACGGGGATTGCCGTGCTGATTGCGTTGGCGATTACCGGGTATTCAGCCGCCCATTTGTCTGGGGCCAATGAAAAACGGGCGACGATTCGCAACATCGTCGCGGGTATTTTCACAATGGTCGTGACGTACTACATCGGAACGTTGATTGGACACTAAGGGGGATTGCGTTATGAATAATAAAGTTAAAACCCATCAAACGATGGAAGAACGCTTGAATGCGATTCGTGCCGGGGTGCTTGGTTCGAACGACGGTATTTTGACAGTTGTTGGCGTGCTGTTCTCAGTTGGGGCAGCGACGAGCAATCAATTTACAATCTTTATTGCCGGTTTGGCTGACCTGTTGGCGTGTGCGTTGTCGATGGCGTCTGGTGAATATGCGTCGGTGTCATCACAAGCGGATGCTGAAAAGGTGGTTGTGGATCGTGAAACACAACGATTGCGCGTGAACCCAGCTGGGGTAGCTGAAGATATTCGCGCGTTTTACGTTTCACGTGGGGTAACGACTGAAACCGCCGGTAAGATTGCGGATGAGTTGATGGCCAAGGCACCCTTGGAAACAATTTTGGCAACGCAGTATGATGTCCAATTGGGTCACTATGTGAGCCCATGGTCAGCGGCTGTTTCATCTTTGATTTGTGCCGCCATTGGTGGGGCGTTCCCATTATTGGCGATGATTTTGGCCACACCACGTTGGGAGTTCTTGGCTACGATTGGTGCGACGGTGGTTGCCGTTGCGCTGACTGGGTATCTAAGTGCCGTAATCGGTAAGGGATTCCCAATCAAAGCCATTAAGCGAAACGTGATTATCGGACTTTTGACGATTGCCATCCACTATGGCATTGGCATGTTCTTCTAAAGTTAGGTAAAATAAACATTAAGTAAGACTGAGTTTAGGCTCGGTCTTTTTTGTTAATTGGCTTTAATTTGGTAAGCTGGAAGGTAACAACAGGAGTGAGGAGCGCACTTGATATGGCAACGACACGATATGGACTTTTGGGCTACCCAGCCCGTCATTCAAAATCACCAGCAATGCACAATGCCGCGTTTAAACAAGCGGGCATTGATGCGCAATACGATGCCTATGAAGTCGCACCAAATGCATTGGCAGCGACGTTTAAAAGTTTGGTTGCATCCGGCGTGGCGGGTTTCAACGTGACAATGCCGTTTAAGGAAGCAATTATGTTGTACTTGGATGACCTGACGCCATTAGCTCGTCGCCTTTCAGCGGTCAACACCGTCGTGATTCGCGATGGCAAAACGATTGGTGATTCAACCGACGGCGCTGGCTTTTGGCGGACGTTACGTGAGCCAGCTGATCAAGTAATTTTGATTGGGACTGGTGGGGCAGCCCGCGCCATTATGGCGACGGCACCAAAGTCGGTAACGTTGCACGTGTTCAACCGTCAAAGCGACCGTTTCCCGGAAAAAGCTGCGATGGTCAATGATTTGGCAGGCGTTGAATTGCATGATTTGGATGAAATTGGGATGTATTTGCCATATGCTGATTTGATTGTGAACGCGACGAACGTGGGGATGCAGTCAGATATCTCGATTCTATCAACTGAACAATTCTATGAAACCCAACCAGATGTCCAAGTGGTTGATATTATCTATAAGAAAGAGCCAACGCCATTCGTGGCTGCAGCCCGTGCAGCCGGACGTCAAGCAGATGATGGCCTTGCCATGTTGATTGGTCAGGGTGCATTGAGTTTTGAACAATGGACCGGTCAATTACCTGATATCAACGTCATGAAGCAGGCGATTATGCCGGCTGAAGAAGGAGAAGAGTAACCATGATTTTAGTCATGAAGAATGTGCAAGCTGCGCAACAGGCTCTCGCAGCAGCGACAGCAGCCGGCTTGAAAAATGTGTACGCACACGAGGAACGCGTGGGCTTTGCGACGATTAAAACGTTGGCAGAAGTCCCATTTGTGAATGAGGCTGATGTTGCTGAAGTGATTGAAAAGCACCCAGCGGCGTTGAAAAGTTCGCGTCTTTTCCACCCGGCTGATACGGTCATTACGACTGCGCATTCAGTAATTGGTGGTGGCAATTTTGTCTTGATGGCGGGGCCAGATTCGATTGAGTCAGCTGACCACGTTTTGGCGATGGGCGTAGCTGTGCAAGAAGCAGGTGCAACGTTGCTTCGTGGTGGGTCATACAAGCCACGTACAAGTCCATATAGCTTCCAAGGATTAGGTGAGGCCGGGTTGCAAATGCACCGCCAAGCAGCTGATGCCTTGGGGATGGACATGATTACTGAAATTATGGATACGCGTGATGTTGAAATTGTTGGACAATATACCGATATTTTCCAAGTTGGCACGCGCAATATGCAGAATTTCAGCTTATTGAAGGCGCTTGGGCAACAAAGTAAGCCCGTCGCATTGAAGCGCGGTATGAGCGCCTTGATTGATGAGCTTTTAAGTGCGGCTGAATATATCGCGTCAGAAGGTAATGACCAAATTATCTTGATTGAGCGCGGCATTCGCACGTTTGATAACAAATACACGCGTAATACCATGGATGTGAGTGCCATTCCGGTTTTGCAAGAATTAACACATTATCCGGTTTTGGCCGATCCATCACACGCAGCCGGTGTTGCACACCACGTGACATCAGTTGGCTTGGCAGCGGTGGCGGCTGGCGCACAAGGGTTGATGGTCGAAATTCACAATCGCCCAGAAGCGGCCTTTGTTGATGGTGCGCAAGCTTTGACGCCAGCACAATTTGCTGAATTAGCCGACAAGGCGCGCGCGATTCACGAAATTGTAAGGGGATAATATGATTCAAGTAACATTACCTGACAAGCAATATCGCATTGAAATTCAAGCTGGTTTGCGCCATGCAATTGGTGAACAAGTTGCTCGGGTTTGGTCAAAGCGTAAGGTACTGTTGGTGTCAGATGAAAATGTCGCCACTTATTATTTGGCTGTGACGGCGCAAAATTTGACGTTGAATGGATTTGAGGTTGTACCAGCGGTCTTGCCGGCGGGTGAACAAACGAAATCCTTGGAGGCGGTCAACTATCTAGTTGGTGTGATGGCTGAAAATGGCTTTACGCGTCAAGATGGGGTGATTGCGCTCGGCGGTGGCGTCATCGGTGATGTGGCCGGTTTTGTGGCGTCAGTTTATATGCGTGGCATTGCCTTTATTCAAGTGGCGACGTCGCTGACGGCTCAAGTTGATTCAAGTGTTGGTGGCAAGAACGCCATTAACATGGATGATGTGAAAAATATTATGGGGACTTTTTACCAACCAGATTTGGTGATCATCGACCCAGAATATTTGGACACATTGGACGACCGTGACCTAGTTGAAGGTTATGCCGAAGTCGTCAAGACGTCAGCTTTGGCTGGTGGCGAGTTCTGGCAATGGACTGGTCGCATGAAGACGGTCGCCGACGTGCGTGCCAATGCACAATGGCTGATTGAACAATCCGTGCAATATAAGGCTGATATTGTGATGGCCGATGAAAAAGAGGGTGGCGTGCGCAAGGTGTTGAACTTCGGTCACACCTTTGGTCACGCCATCGAGTTGATGGCTCATGGGTCATTGCGCCACGGTGAAGCAGTCGCTGCTGGTATGGTCGCTATTTCGGACCGCTTTGAGCGTGACGGGATTACAGAACCAGGTTTGACTGATGCGTTGGTT harbors:
- a CDS encoding glycosyltransferase, producing the protein MKHLFLMEFFGRVQSGRSYAVTERVRLFKNLNKDVKLVTFDYNPQYEEIWREAAPDVMAHHINMMDYFQGEAVAGGVRVERLHDARQVTIVDKVFNQHDELVGEIYYGLDNKSVSRRGAILYNRDGSERMRLLYVQNKVTQVLLWDGGMLHVLSFEAMVKYFLDKLTAEEPSIMYADVLEETMTQAYGSVENAEMKVAYIHADHHVAHHQILVGFRNLLRAKKFDWIVTGTQTQAIDLRTEWGAQTVDIAPASVTVPDAVTDLADRRAMSVVVVTRFDRIKRVEDMIAAVVKAHKQNRDINLQLYGTVSDQAYYTQLQQQIADAHATGYITFNGATTDPIGTFETGQVTIFTSRTEGFGRTILEAEAAGTPVISYDIDYGPRAIIGKAGKLVADGDVNALANAIVMALADKRWREKASAAGREQAREYDAEHVQAKWLDLITKLEATHENHVD
- a CDS encoding LysR family transcriptional regulator is translated as MSLERLTYFVNAVDLASFTAAAQKNFVSQTAISKQMKNLEDEIGTPLFIRQKNRVTVTSAGRQFYNHAKQLVNNYEQAVQLAYAIGSTDKQTLSIGFTTYYETQLMSPLLHQFMAAHPEIDITISQDNFRDNNQALLSQTIDILFSRNYALNSISDFDQIETTTLEEGDMMVAVAEDDAISQYDVVPNDALANRDVIFVSSDAGMTEPHGLTDNARQDGYEFNSVTRIQSLELLLMLIRLNKLIAFFPENSLFSTKGVVFKPLENTSHRYEIMLATNNQNPNPAVKIFTDFVRDNK
- a CDS encoding acyl CoA:acetate/3-ketoacid CoA transferase, which encodes MSKVISASEAVNLIKDNDTLAVSGFGLAGVAEELLIALEERYATESHPQGLTAMHSSAVGNRDQKGMSHLAAPGLLKRWIGGIAAASPRIAEAINNNELEAYNLPQGVITRMYHDIATKGPGVITKIGLGTFVDPDLEGAKMNAKTTEDIVKKISLDGDEWLRYPTFPINVALIRGTYADENGNLTLDKEGLDMEVQAIAQAAHNSGGIVIAQVEAVTENNTLHPKKVKVPGILVDYIVVAQPENQFQTENTLYNPAFSGEVRVPLKSVPALPLDPKKVIARRAAMELRSGAILNLGVGIPVNVSAVAAEEGVSDDFVLTTEAGSVGGVPAGLKDFGHAYNSQATVDMDAQFDFYDGGGIDLSVLGLAQTDATGNVNVSKFNGRVAGAGGFIDISQTAKKLVFAGTFTAAGLKEHIEDGKLVIDEEGRFPKFVANVEQITFSGKYAAANQQPVVYVTERAVFELTADGLMLTEIAPGMDLEKDILAHMDFKPLISENLKQMDAGLFAEEWGGLSALVNQ
- a CDS encoding nitronate monooxygenase, which translates into the protein MATVAEILGTKYPLIQGSMARISRHELVIAVSNAGGLGVLTSAGFDKEGLREEIRKVKAGTDKPFAVNLMLMMKNIPEMVEVIIEEEVPFVMTGAGTPKPYMPALTEAGIKVIPVIPSVKLAKKMEDLGAVAVVAEGMESGGHVGETTTMALVPQVASAVNIPVIAAGGIGDGRGVAAAYALGAQGIQAGTIFLTADETPVPDAFKQAVLDADDTATTVTGRRSGAPVRSIKNPMIAKYLELEYSGASRDALEELSLGSLSKAVFEGDVENGSVMAGEISGMVNSKRSVKDIIEGLFNEAEEVVNNLKITY
- a CDS encoding OFA family MFS transporter gives rise to the protein MTNKTINRWAVLIASAVVLLCTGAIYAFSVLAGPLSAEKGWSMEAIMTAFAINSAIGPIPMILGGFLTDKGLAKWSIVLGGVLFAVGFFLTGFATSTMMLYLSYGVLAGLGQGFAYSGALSNSIKLFPDKKGLASGIITAGMGGAAIIAAPIANAIIESSNVMNAFRYLGLAYVVIIILAGFFIKTAPKDYAPAGWSPAEQAGAPKTVNKNWQQMLATPAFYLIFFMLFTGAFAGLMIASNASTIGQRMFGLTATAAAGYVSLYSLSNTLGRVLWGTISDKIGRNKTLYIIMIVVIAAFALILGMNSQIGFAIGIIALGLTFGGVMGVFPPMVMENFGPINQGVNYGITFVGYSVAAFFAPKVAVGMAGQSGDFSKAFYVAIVIALVGIVLNFAYVQLKKRAN
- a CDS encoding VIT family protein, with translation MSKEHDKQTLAQRNNLIRAAVMGANDGILSVSGIVIGVAGATTNSFAIFIAGFAGALAGTVSMAMGEYTSVHSQNDAQVKAEKVQEAALKTQYDTEFEFVKNKYAAQGISDELATQATKEMMANDALGTTVRERYGFSLHHEVSAIGAAMASMIAFPLGSLLPMLAITLFPVKERVIATGIAVLIALAITGYSAAHLSGANEKRATIRNIVAGIFTMVVTYYIGTLIGH
- a CDS encoding VIT family protein; translated protein: MNNKVKTHQTMEERLNAIRAGVLGSNDGILTVVGVLFSVGAATSNQFTIFIAGLADLLACALSMASGEYASVSSQADAEKVVVDRETQRLRVNPAGVAEDIRAFYVSRGVTTETAGKIADELMAKAPLETILATQYDVQLGHYVSPWSAAVSSLICAAIGGAFPLLAMILATPRWEFLATIGATVVAVALTGYLSAVIGKGFPIKAIKRNVIIGLLTIAIHYGIGMFF
- the aroE gene encoding shikimate dehydrogenase, which gives rise to MATTRYGLLGYPARHSKSPAMHNAAFKQAGIDAQYDAYEVAPNALAATFKSLVASGVAGFNVTMPFKEAIMLYLDDLTPLARRLSAVNTVVIRDGKTIGDSTDGAGFWRTLREPADQVILIGTGGAARAIMATAPKSVTLHVFNRQSDRFPEKAAMVNDLAGVELHDLDEIGMYLPYADLIVNATNVGMQSDISILSTEQFYETQPDVQVVDIIYKKEPTPFVAAARAAGRQADDGLAMLIGQGALSFEQWTGQLPDINVMKQAIMPAEEGEE
- the aroF gene encoding 3-deoxy-7-phosphoheptulonate synthase translates to MILVMKNVQAAQQALAAATAAGLKNVYAHEERVGFATIKTLAEVPFVNEADVAEVIEKHPAALKSSRLFHPADTVITTAHSVIGGGNFVLMAGPDSIESADHVLAMGVAVQEAGATLLRGGSYKPRTSPYSFQGLGEAGLQMHRQAADALGMDMITEIMDTRDVEIVGQYTDIFQVGTRNMQNFSLLKALGQQSKPVALKRGMSALIDELLSAAEYIASEGNDQIILIERGIRTFDNKYTRNTMDVSAIPVLQELTHYPVLADPSHAAGVAHHVTSVGLAAVAAGAQGLMVEIHNRPEAAFVDGAQALTPAQFAELADKARAIHEIVRG